Part of the Rhizobium sp. WYJ-E13 genome is shown below.
TCAGCAGACCGGGAATGGCGAGCGCCCCGTCGTAGTGCCCCTCGATGGAAACAGGCCCCATGCGTGAGGTCGCGGCAATGATGTCGGTGCCGGCGGCAGCGACCGCACGAGCGGCAGTTGCCGCCTTCTCGGTCATGGAAGCGGTGGTATTGGGATTGACGATCAATATGCGCATGTCAGCGGGTCTTTGCCTGCCGCCGGCCGAGCATCATCATGATGCCCAACGCGACGAGAATGATGGTGAAGGAGAAGAGCGTCGTGACCGTGCCGAGCGCATAGAGCACCGGCGTCGTGACGTTCGTGGTCATGCCGTAGATTTCGAGCGGCAGCGTGTTGTAGGTGCCTGACGTCATCAGGGTGCGGGCGAATTCGTCATAGGAAAGCGTGAAGCCGAAGAGACCGACGCCGATCAGGCTCGGCGCAATCATCGGCAGAACGACATGCCGGAACGTCTGCCAGGAGGTCGCCCCGAGATCGCGCGCCGCCTCCTCGTATGCCGGCGAGAAGCGATTGAAGACGGCGAACATGATCAGCACGCCGAAGGGGAGCGTCCAGGTCAGATGCGCACCGAAGGCCGAGGAATACCATGCCGGCCGCAAACCGCCTTGCTGGAAGACGACGCCGATACCAAGCGAGATGATGATCGAGGGCACGACGAGGCTTGCGACTGTCGCATAAAACAGCACCGATGAGCCGCGAAACCGCCGGCGGAAGGCAAGGCCGGCCATCAGCGAAACCACGACGGTCACGATCATCACCATCAGGCCGAGAATGAAGGAGCGCTGGAAGGACGCCCCGAAATCGCCGACCGCCTGCTTCTCGAAGAGATTGAAGAACCAGTGCGTCGAGACGCCGTTCAGCGGGAAGGTCAGGCCGCCATCCGGTCCCTGGAAGGAGAGGATGACAATTGCCGAGAGCGGCCCGTAGAGAAAGAGCACGAATACAGCGAAGAAGAGTGCCAGCACATAGAATTGGAAGGAGCGTTTTTCGCGATTCATCTCAGAGCTCCCTGCGGATATCGACGACGCGCAGAATCGCGGCGACCATCGTCAGCACCACTGCCAGCAGCACGACCGCATTGGCGGCAGCGGCCGGATATTGCAGCAACGACATCTGGTTCTTCATCATCAGCGCCACCGAAGCACTCTGCCCGCCCGACATGACCTGCACGGTGGAAAAATCCGCCATGACAAGCGTGACAACGAAGATCGTGCCGATCGCCATGCCAGGCTTGGCAAGCGGGATCACCACATTCCACAAAACCTGCCAGCCGGAAGCACCGGCATCGCGCGCCGCTTCGAAGAGCGAACGGTCGATGCGCATCAGCGTATTGAAGATCGGTGTCACCATGAACAGCGTATAGAGATGCACCATGGCGAGCACCACGGCGAAATCCGAATAGAGCAGCCATTCCACCGGCTGCGGTACAATGCCCATCTGCACCAGCGCCGAATTGACGAGACCGTTACGCCCGAGCACCGGGATCCACGAGATCATGCGGATGATGTTCGATGTCATGAAGGGCACGGTGCAAACGAGGAAGAGGATCATCTGCGTCGAGGTCTTGCGGATATGGAAGGCCAGGAAATAGGCGACCCAGAAGCCGATGAAGAGCGTCAGCGCCCAGACGATGACGGTGAATTTCAGCGTGTTGAGATAGGTTTTCCACGTCACCCATGAACCGAGCGTCTCGGTATAGTTCATGGTCAGGAAATCGGGATAGAGACCGGCGAAATCATAATCCCAGAAACTGACGACCGCGATCATGGCGATCGGCAGGATGAAGAAGAAGCCGAGGATGGCGATCAGCGGCGTGGCCTGCAGATAGGAGATCGCCCATGGCGCAAGCCGGAAGGCGCGTTTGGGCGTCTCCGCTGCCGGTATCGTCTGCTCTGAAGCGATCGTGGCCATGTCTGGTCCTTTCGTTCATCAAGGAAGAAAGGAGAGGTCGTCAAAGACCCCTCCCCAACCCTCCCCACGAGGGGAGGAAAAGCGGCAAACGCCGACGTGCCTCAGGCGGCGATGAATTCGTTCCAGCGGCGGACCATGTAGCGGTCTTCATCCATGACGGAATTCCAGCATGCCACATGACCCATGCGCTCTTCGAACGAACCACCATCGCGAACAGCGCCGGCCTTTTCCATGACCTTGCCTTCCGGCGAAAGGATATCACCCTGCGCCGCCTTGCCTTCGATCCAGTAGCCCCATTCGTCTGCCGTCATGAAGTTCTTGGCGGTATCCATGCAAGCGGAGTAGTAGCCCTGACGGTTGAGATAGCCGCCGACCCAGCCAGAGGTGTACCAATTGATATATTCGTAGGCGGCGTCGAGCTGCGCGCCCTTGAGGTGCGCGGCGAGGCCGAGACCGCCACCCCATGAACGATAGCCTTCCTTGAGCGGCTGATATTTGCAGGCAATACCCTTGGAGCGGACGGCGGCGACGGCCGGCGACCACATGGACTGGATGACAACCTCGCCCGATGCCATCAGGTTGACCGACTCGTCGAAGCTCTTCCAGAAGGCGCGGAATTGGCCGTCCTGCTTTGCCTTGATCAGGAACTCGATCGTCTTGTCGATCTCCGCCTTGGTCATGTTGCCCTTGTCGGCATATTTGATGTTGCCCAGAGCTTCCATGATCATCGCGGCATCCATGATGCCGATCGACGGGATGTTGAGGATCGAGGTCTTGCCCTTGAACTTCGGATCCATGATATCAGCCCAGGTGGTGATCTCGCGGCCGACGAGGTCGGGACGAATGCCGAGCGTATCAGCATTGTAGATCGTCGGCATCATGGTGAAGAGCTCGGTCTCCCCCTTGGCGAAAGTCTTGGCATCCTTGCTTTCGACGTAGCCAACGGTGTGCGGTGCCGTGCCCTGGGCAATGACGCTGTCTGGCTTCAGCTTGCCGTTCTTGAAGAGCGGCACGACCTGGTCGTAATATTTCAGCTTCTTCACATCCATCGGCTGGATGACGCCGGCCGGATAGACCTTTTTCAGGATCCAGTATTCGATATCGGCAATGTCGTAGCTGTCAGGCTGGGTGACGGCGCGCTGGGCAGCGGCGTCGGAATCGGTCGCCGTCATCTCCAGCGTGATACCGAGATCGGCTTTGCACTTCTCGGCGATCGCATTGATGTTCGAAACGCCGGTACCGAACTGACGAAGCGTGATGTTCGTCTGCGCCCAGATGGTCGGGAAGCCGGTGATGGCGCCCGAGCCGGCAATGGCGCCGACGGCGGCAGCACCCGTCTTCAGAAGCGAGCGGCGGGAAATACCCTTTTCCGCTTTCGTCGTGGTTTTCGTTTCAGTCGTCATGGCAGTTCCCCTTTTTTGATGCTGAAGGTCACGCGGAAACGCGGCCGAGGAGGACGGCATCCTCCAGAGCCCAACTCAGAGACACCGCATCGCCGACCGAGACCGGCTTTGCGAAATAGTCGCTGTCACTTGCGATGACGGTGAAGTCGTCGCTGCCGGCTCCGAACACGGTGATCTTCACCGAGGAGCCGCGATATTCGATGTTGGAGACGATACCGTTGAAACCGAGGGTCCATTCGGTCGCCACTTGGAGGCGCACGCGGTCGGTGCGGATGCCGATATCGATGGGCTCGCCGATCTCCCTGCCAGTCCCGCGCACGGAAAAGCTCTGCCCCTCCGGCACCTGCATCACGACAACGCCGTTCTCGCTCGATGTCACCCGGCCGGAAAGCACGTTATGATCGCCCATGAAACGCGCAACGAAGGCGGTTGCCGGCTTCTCGAAAACGTCGCGCGGTGCAGCGGCCTGTTCGATGCGCCCGTCATTCATGATGACGATCAGGTCGGCGAGCGCCATCGCCTCTTCCTGGCTGTGCGTCACATGCACGAACGTGATGCCGAGCGTCTTTTGCAGCTTCTTCAGCTCCGCCCGCATGCGGATCTTCAGGAACGGGTCGAGCGCGGAGAGCGGCTCGTCGAGCAGCAAAGCTTCCGGATCGGTAATCAGCGCACGCGCCAGCGCCACGCGCTGCTGCTGGCCGCCCGAAAGCTGCGCCGGCCGGCGGGATGCATAGGCATCCATCTGCATCAGCTTCAGCATGTCGAGCGCCTTGGCGCGACGCTCTTCCTTGTCGACACCCTTCATCTTCAGGCTGAAAGCAACATTGTCGATAAGGTCGAGATGGGGAAACAGCGCGTAGGACTGGAACATCATCGCCGTGCCGCGCTTTGCCGGCGGGAAATCGGTGACGACGACATTGCCGAGGCGGACATCGCCCGATGAAATGGTCTCGTGACCGGCGATCATGCGCAGCGTCGAGGTCTTGCCGCAGCCTGAAGGACCCAGGAAGCAGCAATAGGAACCTGCCGGGATTTTAAGGCTGATGGCATGCACTGCGGTGGTCGCGCCATAGACCTTGGAAACGGATGCTATATCGATCTCTGCCGCTTTCGACATCGTGTCTTCCTCTGTTCGAGAAAGACGATGCATCTGCCGTGCCAATTTGCCGGGCGCATTCCAAACCCTTACAAATCATGAATTTTTCATGACATAATGCGCCCTGACGAAAGAGCGGATATTTTTCGCGCTGCACACAAAATGGGCTTTCGTGCTCAATTCGTGCAAAAGATCGTATACAATTCTGACTAAATCCTGCTCACAAAATCCGTTTAACTTTTGAGACGAAGATGGCTATGTTTACTGACATCAAGGAAACCGATTTCATGAAATCTGCCGCCAGCGCCATCAGTCAAGACGATACCCAGGAAACGGGCGTCCCGCAGATCCGCGATGCGATCAGGGACGCGATCGTCGAGCGGCGCCTGTCACCCGGCACGAAACTGTCGGAAAGCGATGTCGGCAATCTCTTCAACGTCAGCCGCACGTTGGCGCGCGCTGCCTTGCAAGCGCTATCCTATGAAGGTCTCGTCAGCGTCGAAAAGAATCGCGGCGCTTTCGTCGCCTATCCCTCCCCGGAAGAGGCCCGGCAGATTTTTGCCGCCCGCCGGTTGGTCGAGCCCGGCATTCTGCGGGAAGCTGCCGCCCGCATCACACCATCCGATATCCAGCACCTGAAGCAATTGCTTTTGGAGGAAGGCCGGCTGATGAGCGAACGCGGCCAGACGGCAAGGCGGGCAGAGATCAAGGCGTCGGGCGATTTCCACCTGACGCTCGCGGCTATATCCGGTAATGCGATCATGCAGCGCTTCATGGAAGAGCTGGTCGCCCGCTCATCCCTGGTGATCGCGCTCTACGGGCAATCGACGGTGTCAAGCTGCGGCCATGCCGAACACGGGGACATCATCGAGGCGATCGAACGCAGGGAACTCGACCGCGCCTGCCATCTGATGCTGCACCATATCGCCCATATCGAGGCCGATCTCGACCTGCGTGAACGCAAGAGTCTCGGCCTCAAGGAAGCATTCGAACTCTGAGAGATCAGTGGCCTGGTGAAGGGAGATCGGCGGCGCGGCTGATTTCCTCCACGCTCATCGGTTCGCTCGAGCGCAGCTTGATCTTGCCGTCAGCGCCGATCAGCACCAACCCGAATTCGCCGTTGAGCGGTCCCTGAAGCTGTTCGCGCACATCGTCGGCATCAAGGTCATGTCCATCCTCGAATAGGGAGAATGCACCGCCGCCGGCGATGGTGAAGACCTCGATATCGTCTTCGATCAGCCGCATCTGCGATTTGCGCAGCAATTCGTCCTGAATGATCGGCCTGTCGTCCTCGGCGTCGGCAAAGACGATCAAGATATTCTTCTCGCCCAGGAACTGTTCCAGCGATCGCGGCAGATGAGGCTTGCGGACGCCGGATCCGATGATTTCTTGCAGAATGGATTTCAACATGATGCTCATTCCTTCTCTGCCTGTTTCAACGGCTGGAAATGAGCACGGTTCCCGAATGGGGGAGGATCGCGGCCAATGCCGCGATCCAGTAGGGCTATTCGCGCGGTTCGCCTTCGGATGCGCGCGTCGAAAGCGCGACGATGTCAGGCGTACCATTGGCGAGAAGGCGCTTGCGCACCAGAACGCGCATGACGCGCGCCGCCGTGGAAAAGGTCATCTGGTCCAACGGTCCCTCGCCCTCCCAGGGTTTGGTCAGCCGTTCGGTGACGGCGCTGACGATATTGGCCGGGACGATATCGGTGCATTCGCGCATGGCTTCGAAAACGAAACTGATAGGGATGACCCTGCCTTCATAGGTAACGATCGGCTCCGTCAATTCGCTGTCCCATTCCTCATAGGCGTAAAGCGCCTCGCGGAAGAGCTGCTGCAGGGTAAACGGCGCATGTCCGTTGTGAAGTGGCGGCAGTGCATTCATCATGTCTGTCTCCTCTGTGGATTAAGCCAGCTTCCTCAAGACCCGGTCCGGATCGACGCGGAAACAAAAGCTCGACTCCTCCTTCGGACCGGATACACGATTCATTTTATAGAGTAACACAGGCGTGATAAAGCCATTTCTGACCACCCTGCTCGCGGCAGGTTCTAACCGATTGAAATTCATTAAGACTTGCCGGCATTTTTTGTTGGCGAGACAGGCTCAAACAGCGTTTTCGCCTGTAGACAACATCGGAAAGGCGGATTTGGAACCTTTAAGGCGCTGACAGGTTTTTCCCCCGCAAGCAGTCTGGGGAGATCAGCAATGACGCAAATTCACCAACCTGAACGACGCAGCCGCACCCTGCGTGGCCGCCCCTATAGTCTTCATGAGTTCGCCGCCAAATACGGCCTCAAGAACGAACAGGCCGAAAGCCTCTTCACCCGCTTCGGTCCGTCTTCTATCGAGTTGGACTTGTTGATGGCGGCCAAGCGCCGTCCGCCAGTTCAGCCCGACCGTATCCGCGAGTAGGATAGAATCGTGAGCAGCAAAGACAAAATCCGCAAAGATGCCGGAGGACAGTTCGCGCGTTCGGACGAGGGCCGCCGCAACGACGGCGTCTCCAGCGCCAAGCCGCGCGACATCACTCATTCCGATGATGCCACCATCCACCGCACACCGCCCGGCCAGAGGTCGCACAGGGACTGGAACGTCAACCACGACGAAGCCAACAGCGAGCGGTCACGCCCTGAATGACCGCTCCTCCCTCTGCGGCCTCCTGAAGCGAAATTTCACCGAATATGTCGGGAACACATCTCAGGTGAAATCGTTCTTCCGGTGAGCATGGCGAAAGGCCATGCGGCCCCATCGAAAGACGGCATATTTTGCCGGCTCCTTCTACACGATCGGCTTGAAGTGCCGCCTTTGGCGGGAGGCCGATCGTGTGGAATCGAAGGCGGGGGAAAAGATCGGCGCAAGAAGGACGGAATTATGAGCAACACCTCCAGGCATGAGTGGATATGCAAGCGAGCCTATGCGATCTGGGAAGCGGAAGGCAGGCCGCACGGCCGTGATGCCGAACATTGGCTCCAGGCAACAGCCGAACGCGAGAGGCTGGAGCGCACTCGTGCCTCGACGGATGGCAATGAAGTCCTCGTCAAATTTCGCCCGAAAGCGCCGAAACCACGCAGGCCGGCTGCTCTCGGCTACCAACGCCAAAAGCTGTCGCGGGCCGGTTGAACGCACGGCTATTCCAAACTGACACGGAAACGGGCCGAGAAATCGCCTTCCCACCACATCGGGAAGTTGGTTCCCCATTTATTGTTGTGCAGGTTGAAGCGGATTCCCTCTTCAAAATCCGGCAAGCCTTTGCAGAAACTCATGAAATCCCAGCTCTGCGGCGCGACCAGCGGCGTGTCCAGGGGCTTGATGAGGAGCGCCCTTGCACCGCCTCCAGCATCCTCGAAATCGCCCCGGACTGCAGTAACGGCCTGAAGCTGAGCACCACCGGAGCTGGCAGATTTTCCGGATGGGTGCCATAGACCCATCTTCCTGAAGGCCCAGCCCTTTGCGACCTCGGGCGTAAAGGAAAGGAAACTTGCCTCCGGCATGCGGTTCGCCGGCTTGTCGCGCAGCGAAAGGCGCAGTTCCAAGGCATCGCCATCGGCCGAAAACGCGACAGCGAGCTGGCGCGGTGCGCCGAAACGTTCAACAGCCTCAGTGGGCATGGACAGCAGAAGCCCTCCCTCGCCGGCACTTTTAAGATCAGGCATGAAAATCTTGGAGAGCGCAGCACCCGAACGGTCAAGCCCCGGCTTGTCGTGATCCAGCACCGCCCATTCCTGGCGATGGGTGAGATAGCTGTCCATATGCCTGTTGACGTCGGCAGCATCGTAGCTCTCATAGCGATAGGCGATCAGAGAGCCAGCACGGCCGGTGATCCGCCGGCCCTGCGGTGATGTGAGCGCCGTGACATCACCCGTCACTTCATTCAGCTCGATCGACCAGCCGCCGGCGCTGAGACGGGTTTCGCGGCTCATGCTGTCGACGAACGGCGGCGCAAAAAGCTCCGCAAGCACAGCCTGTGCGTGCTGCTGGTCATCGCCATCGAGTTCGGCGACGGCCTGGTCGATATAGCCGCGCTGCTCGTCCCACGATGCCTCGGTATAGGCGAACCGGTAGTCCGTTTTGCGAGCAGCTTTGAAATCGGCTTTTGCCCAGGCCCTGTCGTCGCGCAGGTAGGATTTGATATCCACCCCGCACGTATGCTCCGCCACCATGGCAAGCCCGCGCCCAAAGGCGAGCCTGCGCCTATTGAGCCCCTCGCCGGCAAAACGGTCATAGAGCCGCTGCAGGGCCAGAAACTTCGCCGTCTTCAAGGGATCGGCGGCGCTGCCATGGATCCAGCTGTCGCCCAACTCCAGCTCCAGCACCGGAAAGCGTTCGCGCTTCCCCCAGAGGATCGCACCATAATCCTCCAGCGTCGCCGCGCGGATGATCGCGTCAGGCTCATGGCGGCGCATGTCGCGATGGACTTCCGCAGTCTGCGGCACGCTCTGCGGACCGATATTGTCCTGCGTATGCGCAAAGCTCAGCCCGTCGTCGAAACCTTCGGGGAAATAGGTCTCGCCATAGGAGCGCTGGTACATGACGACGACTTCCGCCCCATCGGGCGCGCGCCAGCGGAAAACATCGGGCACATCAGGCGGCGGGGAAGCGGTGTTGACGCCGAGATGCAGGAAGCGGATGCCGGCCTCGGCAAGCAGAGGCACCATGCCGAGGGTGTGGCCGGGAACGTCGGTCATCTTCGCCGCAATCGTCGTCCTGCCGAAACGGCGGTCGAGCTCCTGCGAAAAGGAAAGACCGGCGCGGAACAGGTCTGACGACATCAGCTCCGTGTGGGTGGTGAAGGGCAGCCCGTGCCAGCGGATGAGTCCCCGCTCGATCGCCTGCTCGAGTGCTGCGACCTCGGCAGGCGAGCGCGAATTCAGATGATCCCAGATCAGCCACGCGCCCGTTGTCCAGATGAACTTCGGCTCTTCAGGGTTTTCGGCATGGAAATGCGCGCCGGTCTCGATCGCCTGCGGGATGAAGCGCTCGTGATATTGACGGCGGACTTTCTCGGCATGATCAGTAAAGCCGATGTCGAGATGGGTCTTGAAGACCAGATGCACACGCTTTTCGGTCATTTCCATTCCATTGGGCCGGCCTTGCCGCCATCAAGCGGTTTTCACGCGGTCTCCACGCAAGGCGCTGTGTGTCCAACGCGCAATACAGGCCATCCTCCCAATATGATACAACAACCTGCTGTGTAATCGTTTCCACAAACAGCCTTGCGCCGCAACGTAACGATCCGTCAAGCATATTTGAGCGAGATACCCGAATATGCTGGATATTTTGTTGTACTTTGTTTCGAGCGTCTTGCCTGCGGTACCAGACCGCAATTATCTAACGAAAGAATGTGAAGACGTGTTCATATGCCATCTGCCCTGATGGCCGGTGAGATGCGTTCGCGATATGCCTGTCATCTTGCTGCTTTACACGACGTATCCGAACCTTCGCCGATGGCCGCTCCATGACCGAATTCACCGTCCATGTCACACGTTCCAGCCAGGCGAATGATCACTGTTTCCAAGTGCCCTTCGATATTCCCTCGGGCACGACCATTTTCGGGCTAGTTTCGGGAACGGCAGATATTCGCGGCGCAATGAGCGATCGCATCGTCCGGCCCGGTCAGGCATTCTCGCCGAAGAAACGATCGAAGCGGAGGAATGGCAGGACAGCTTTTCGGGACCGCCAAAAACCTTGCGGCGCGCGGAAATCATCGTGGAAGCTGCGTAGCAGCCAATCCGGCAGTCCCGTCCACATCGAAGGAATTCGTAACTGATGTAACGATAAAGGAGTGACTATTTCTCTTCGCAGAGCGTCCGGTGAACCTCTGTCCAGAACAAGGCAAGCAACGTATCGCCGTTGCGTTCGGCGACGAGCGCGCGGATCAGCGCCTCGGAGCCGGCCATGTCCTGCCAGCTCGATTTCAGCCCTTTGGCGGCCTGATGGCATTCGGCGATATCGAACGTTCTCTTACTGTCCATCTGGAGCCTCCCCGGAAAAGGCGCTAACAGATGGATCTGGAAAAGTCATTCCCCGCATATGTGGGGATGCCTTGTATTTTTGACATTCCTCGCGGTAGGATTGAACGGTTTGAGACAGGCGGCACGATGACGGAAAATAGCTATTCGCAAAAATTCGAAGCCGTTTTCGAACAGATCAAGGCTGCGGAAAATGTCGATGCTTCCATCCGCATTTTCCAGGCGGGATATGCCGTGGACTATGTCACCTATCACCTCGCTCAGACCATTGCGGCAAAGATAGACGCCCCTTTTGTGCGCACCACCTATCCGGATGCCTGGGTGTCTCGCTATCTGCTCAACAGCTATGTGAAGGTCGATCCGATCGTCAAACAGGGCTTCGAGCGCCAGCTGCCCTTCGACTGGAGCGAGGTCGAGCCGACACCGGAAGCCTATGCCATGCTCGTCGACGCCCAGAAGCACGGGATCGGCGGAAACGGCTATTCGATCCCCGTTGCCGACAAGGCGCAGCGCCGCGCGCTGCTGTCGATCAATGCCCGCATTCCGCTCGATGACTGGACCTCCATGGTCAAGCTCTATCGCAATGAGTGGATCGAACTCGCCCATGTCATCCATCGGAAGGCCATCTACGAGCTTCACGGCGAGAACGACCCGGTGCCGACGCTTTCCCCGCGCGAAATCGAATGTCTGCATTGGACGGCACTCGGCAAGGACTACAAGGACATCGCCGTCATCCTCGGCATTTCCGAGCATACGACCCGCGACTACCTGAAAACTGCACGCTTCAAGCTCGGCTGCGCCACCATTTCCGCGGCCGCCTCGCGGGCCGTGCAGTTGCGCATCATCAACCCCTAAGCTTTTCCGGATTAGTTTGGAACATTCTGTTGGCTCAAACGGGCCGGTCGATCAGACCGCCCGTTTCAGAGTGGTTTATGCTGACCAGGAAAGACTCTAAACGACCCCCCCATATGCGGGGGCTCATCTGTAGGCACCCATATGAGGGAATTTCCGATCCCGCCGTCCTGAACCATTCTGCCCTCACGAACCCAACACGCTGGAGGGCAAAATGTTCGTTATCATTCAGGCACATGAGTATCAGAAATACGCTTTCATACTCGACCAGATGTTCCGCCTGCGCAAGAAAGTCTTCGCGGACACCCTTGGCTGGAACGTTCCGGTAATCGGCCCCTTCGAGCGCGACAGCTATGACTCGCTCTGCCCGGCCTATCTCGTCTGGTGCAACGAAACCCGCACCCGCCTATACGGCGGCATGCGCCTGATGCCGACGACCGGACCGACCCTCCTCTACGACGTCTTCCGCGCAACGTTCCCGCAGGCAGCCAATCTCGTCGCCCCCGGCATCTGGGAAGGCACCCGCATGTGCATCGACGAGGAAGCAATCGCCGACGATTTTCCCGATGTCGATGCCGGCCGCGCCTTCTCCATGCTGCTGCTCGCACTTTGCGAATGCGCCCTCGACCACGGCATCCACACGATGATCTCAAACTATGAGCCGCATCTGAAGCGCGTCTACAAGCGCGCCGGCGCCGAAGTCGATGAACTCGGCCGGGCCGATGGCTACGGCAAGTATCCGGTCTGCTGCGGCGCCTTCGAAGTTTCCGAACGTGTGCTCACTAGGATGCGCGCATCCCTCGGCATCGATACCCCCCTCTACACCCGCTACGTCCCGACACGTTCCGTCGTGACGCAATTCCTGGAGATGGCAGCATGAACCGCTTGAACGAAACCACCGTGCAAAAAGATATCGGCGCGCTGGAACGACATATCCTCGCATCCCGCGATATCGCCACGCAGATGGGAGACCCCTTCCTCTCCTATCTGCTCTCGATGGCTCTCTTCACGATCTACGAGAAGAAGGCGCATCAGGAAAACGACCTGCTGAAGAGCAGCTACAACTGAGCAATTCCAGCAAAAGTGCTTGAGCGCTTTGCGTCCGGAATTGCGTGAAAACAAAGATATAGAGCATTTCCGTGACGTGAAGAAAATGGAAATGCTCCAACGGGTCCCCCGGGGCCAGCGGCCGGGCTTGAAGCAGACCTCCCCTTCAGGCTCGGCTGCGCCTCCCGATCTCAGGCGCCTTGCCTGAACTGGCCAGAACTGGCCGCAGCTACCGCCTCATGGAAGCGATCGCCGAAATCAAGGCCTCGTGCTGATAGGGTTTCGGCAGGAAAGCGGTGTTGGCCGGCAGCGACATGGGATCGAGCCGCACCATGCCCGAGGTAATGATGATGCCGATATTCGGCCGCATCGCCCTTACCCGCTTGGCCAACTGGATGCCATCCATCGAACCGGCCATGTTGACGTCGGTGAAGAGGATATCGACATCGTCGCGGGCCTTCAGAAGCACCAT
Proteins encoded:
- a CDS encoding response regulator; amino-acid sequence: MVASQGAVVLIVEDEPLIRFNILDVLEDVGHVALEAGNADEAMVLLKARDDVDILFTDVNMAGSMDGIQLAKRVRAMRPNIGIIITSGMVRLDPMSLPANTAFLPKPYQHEALISAIASMRR
- a CDS encoding acyl-homoserine-lactone synthase; its protein translation is MFVIIQAHEYQKYAFILDQMFRLRKKVFADTLGWNVPVIGPFERDSYDSLCPAYLVWCNETRTRLYGGMRLMPTTGPTLLYDVFRATFPQAANLVAPGIWEGTRMCIDEEAIADDFPDVDAGRAFSMLLLALCECALDHGIHTMISNYEPHLKRVYKRAGAEVDELGRADGYGKYPVCCGAFEVSERVLTRMRASLGIDTPLYTRYVPTRSVVTQFLEMAA